One Nicotiana tomentosiformis chromosome 1, ASM39032v3, whole genome shotgun sequence genomic window, TGAGGAAAGTCCTAACTTGAAAACTAACTTCTTAGCCTTATAGTAATCACCGGGTAAGTTAATGTTCGGACTAACTTCACCCATAAGCCCAATTGTAGCATTCATGGCCGCTTGAGAAAGATTCCAATCCGATTTGATagttagtaatctaactgcaacagacaactCCGAGTGTATTGAGCCTTCATAGAGTGGACGACTAGCCGCCTCTAATAATTCATAAAAGTGCTTTGCCTCATCATTGGGAGACTCATCAATATTTTGTTGGGATTGAACTCTTGGGTGTATCCCAAAAGCATTCGACACCATTTCATGCATTTGAGGATTATcataatttttctcaaataatgTACTACTCTCACAACCAGCAAGATTCTGAAAGTCAACATCAGCTAAATTACTGTAGTTCTCTCCATGAACCGTCCACATATAATAATTTTCTCTAAACCCCTTTCTGTAAAGATGAACTTTAACATCCTCCAGTATCAATAACTTTATACATTTGCACTTAGCACAAGGACATCTAATTGTTCCTTCATTACGGAATTCAAGAAGTGTTTTTGCATAAGCAATAAATCCTTTAACACCTTCTACAAATTCTTCTTTCAACCCCccacgattaggataatttctatcaTACATCCATCTACGATCTCGTTCCATCTATTATACAATGCAATATAAAATAATTAGATaaggaaataaataatttattttattcactCAGTGGAACGTCATGAAACAATGTTTCATAAACTATTCCTTGTACATGAAAATTGATAAAGATGACTActtcctaacaaaaataaaatcaacatatGTACAAAAATAGGAAAGAGTGTACCAAACTACTTCGCAAAATGAGGAAATAAAAGGCCTTGAAGATTACTGAGATCTGAAACCCTAGCTTCGAAGAAAAACTTCCAAAGTAAAAATCCAATTGATGAATGAATCGCTCAAATTTCTTAGAGATCGATGGCTCTCCAATGCAATCAAGCAAATGAACCAGCAGAAGAAACAAAAACAAGATGAAACTCCGACCACTAAGAACAAATGAGAAAATTCTGGTAGCTAACGAACTAAAACCTCCAAGGGCAACACCGCTGAGATTAGGAGATGAAGGATAAATGATTTCATGGCTGTGATACCATGTTAGAACCAGAGATTGAGCAGAATTGATGAATCCACAGTTGGGGTTTTAGAGAGAAAAACGAAAGAAGAAATGAGTAAACCTCTGTATTGAACAATTATGTTCTGTTGTTCTCTAGAATGTTTCCTACTCTCCTATATACAATGAGCCTATTACTATAATACAAAGAATACAACCGGACCAAGTAAATAACTATAATGGGCATGTGGCCCAACTACACTACCAACTAACTACATCCCAAATATGTAGCCCAAATATGCCATGTAACTCCAATAATTTATATCGATCAAGAAGAGAACAAAGACAAGGTGATTGATGGAAGTGAATTGCCAGACGGAATAGAAGTAAACAATGACCCGTAGGTAAACATTTTGCAGGCGTTTTGAATCATGTACTAACTTAATCACACTctaaatacagaaaagaaaagtaAGCGCGTGGCATTTATTGAATTGTGCTAACGGTAGAAATGTTCTTTTCCTCAGATTTCAAAGTTGGAGAAGATTGTTACTACcttcgttccaatttatgtgaaccaatTTACTTTTTGGCCTGTTCCAAAAGAATGACccttttttaaatttggaaataattttgtttaaacatataattatacccttaatgagaagcttttataaccaaacAAATACCCCAGGCCCCCTTTTGagttgtttaggaccacaaatttcataagtcttcattttttctttaaGTTCGTGCCCtatcaaacatgttcacataaattggaacggagggagtataa contains:
- the LOC138891607 gene encoding uncharacterized protein gives rise to the protein MERDRRWMYDRNYPNRGGLKEEFVEGVKGFIAYAKTLLEFRNEGTIRCPCAKCKCIKLLILEDVKVHLYRKGFRENYYMWTVHGENYSNLADVDFQNLAGCESSTLFEKNYDNPQMHEMVSNAFGIHPRVQSQQNIDESPNDEAKHFYELLEAASRPLYEGSIHSELSVAVRLLTIKSDWNLSQAAMNATIGLMGEVSPNINLPGDYYKAKKLVFKLGLSSTKIDCCEKGCMLYYKDDAALEACKFCGLSHFKEVTNAKVKKVPIKRMHYLPIIPRLKRLYASMSSAPHMRWHHENRRAPGVLCHPSDGEAWKHFDRMYPDFANELRNVRLGLCADGFTPFSVSAAPYSCWPIFITPYNLPPEMCMTSPYLFQTSIVPGPSNPKSLIDVYLQPLIDELKLLWQEGVETYNISTKQNFKLRAALM